The Sandaracinaceae bacterium genomic interval GGCGCGCCCGCCTGGTTCGAGGTCAACACGCGCGAGGGCGAGGCGGTGCGCGACTTCTTCGCCGGCCTGTTCGATCTGAGCGCCGAGACGATGACCGAGATGGTCTACCACACGCTCCACGCGGACGGCCGCCCCTGCTACGGCGTGCTCCAGATGACGGACGCGTGGGAGGGCATCGACCCCGTGTGGACCGCCTACTTCGCGGTCGCCGACGCCGACGCGACCCTCGAGCGCGTGAAGGCGGCCGGCGGCGCGGTCCTCTACGGGCCCTTCGACACCCCGTTCGGCCGCGTCGCGGTGTGCAAAGATCCGATGGACACCGTCTTCTCGACCATCCAGCTGCCCTGACGCGGCACGGCGCGATTCCTGCTGGTTCGTACCGGACCCCGAGGAACGGCACATGATGACACGCCACCCAGCCCGATCGCCCGTGCTCGTCGCGAGCCTCTCCGCCCTGATCGCGGTCTCGTCTCTTCCCGGCGTCGCCGCCGCGGCTCCCCTCCTCGGCGGCCTCGGTGGCCCCGCCGGCTACGGGGTCGGCAACCTGCCCGCGAACGACGACGGCTCGAGCGCCGAGCTCGACGTCCGGGCCGCGTTCCCGTCCGGGCTCGCGTTCTTCGGCACCACCTACACCTCCCTCTGGGTGAACAACAACGGCAACGTCTCGTTCGGCGGGCGCCTCAACAGCTTCACGCCGCGGCCCTTCCCCATCGCGAGCCAGCCCATGATCGCGCCGTGGTGGGGCGACGTCGACACCCGCGGCGGCGGCGCGCCGGCCCGCAACGGCGTCTACTGGTCGGTCACCCCCGGCCGCTTCGTCGCGACCTGGCACGACGTCGGCTTCTACGCCTCGAACGACTCGTTGCAGAACGACTTCCAGATGATCCTCACCGCGGCGCCTCCGGGCGTCGGGGACTTCGACGTCGAGTTCCGCTACAACCGCTGCGAGTGGACGACCGGTGACGCCAGCGGCGGCATGGGCGGCTTCGGCGGCACCCCCGCCCAGGCCGGCTTCGACGCCGGTAACCTCATGGACTTCGTCGCGCTCCCCGGCTCGCTGACCATGCGCGTGCTCGACCTGTGCACCACGTCGAACGTGGGCATCCCGGGCATCTGGCGCTTCGAGATCCGCGGCGGCGAGGTCATGTGCCCCGGGCGCGGCGACCCGTGCAGCACCGGCATGCCGGGCGAGTGCGACGCGGGCACGATGGTGTGTCTGAGCGCAGACGAGGCGGCGTGCATGCCCGACCGCGAGCCCGAAGAGGACCTCTGCAACGGCCTCGACGACGACTGCGACGGCGCGACCGACGAGGCCCTCGGCAGCACCACGTGCGGCATCGGGGAGTGCGTCCAGACCACCGCCAACTGCGTCATGGGCACTCCGCAGACCTGCGTCCCCCGCCCGCCGCAGATGGAGGCGTGCAACCTGCTCGACGACGACTGCGACGGCGTGATCGACGAGCTGCCCCCGCTCACCTGCGGCGTCGGCGCGTGCATGAACCGCGTGCTGCCCTGCGTCGACGGAGTCCCGGGCCGCTGCGTGCCCGGTGAGCCCACGCCCGAGCTCTGCAACGGCGTCGACGACGACTGCAACGGCCTGATCGACGACACCCTGCCGGGCTGCGAGCCCCCCGACGCCGGGCCGCCGCCGGTCGACTCGGGCATGCCCTTCGAGGACGCGTCCACCCCGCCCCCCGACGCCGGCTTCGCGGACGCGGGCGCGCGCGAGTGTGTCGGCGAGAACTGCTACCCCCTCTCGGGCCGCGCCGGCCCCATCGGCCGCTGCAACTGCCGCGCGGCCGGGAGCGGCGGCTCTCCGTGGCCGGCCACCGCCGTCTTCTGCGCCTTGCTGGGCCTGCTCACCCTCCGCCGCCGCGGCGTCTGAGGAGGGGATAGCGTCCCCTGTGGAAAGCTCGGGCGTCCTCCGCCGATGTCCCGGCACTCGTAGTTTCAATCGCTCAGAAACAAGTCGGCCGGCAGCACCGACAGCAGCTCGCCCCGGATCGGCCCCACTCCCGTCCACGCGGTGACCCGCACCGTGACCACGGGGCATCCCAGCTGCTCCGAGTCGGGGATGGCGGCAGCCTGGTGGAGCAGCGCGTCGTCGAACCGCAGCACGAGCAGCTCGTCCCCGAGCGCGCCGCAGCCACGGACCACCAGCTCGTTGGCCCCCGTGAAGTCGACGCGGTGCACGCTCAACACCGTGACCTCGCCCGTGGCTCGCTCCGCCGGACGGTAGCCGGGGTAGGGCGAGACGCCGCCCGCTCCCGCGCCGACGCACGCGCTCGACGCGACGACCGCGACCAGCATCAGCCCCATCCCCCGCATGTGAACGAAGATAGCCGCTCTACATCGAGCTCGCACTCCCTTCGCAACAAACCCGCTGCGCCGCGTGGAGGGGCTGAGTCGGCTGGCATCGTACGCAGCGCTCCTCTTTGGTCGTGGCGTCGCGGTGAGTGGGCACCCGCGGCAAGCTGACAATGCCTCTAGCTTCGCCGGTCACCTCAGCCTATCGTCTGCGCCATGCGTGCCCTTCATGCGATCTTCTGCCTGACCGCGCTCTTCGCCGGCGGGTGCATTCGGACATCGGCGGTGCACGGACGGGTCGCGGCCGGTCAGGATTCGGACCCCTTCGTCACGGTCGAGGCTGGGAACGTGGAGTACCCCCTCGGTCGCCTCTTCGCCCGCTACTCCGTCGACCGCGCCTCCCAGACCTGCTGGCTGATGGTGGGCTACAGCCTGGCGTCGATGGACTGCTGCGACGCGCGCCGGGTGGGGGCTCTCCAGCCGGTCATCACCTGGGAGAGCGACGCGTCGTGCGCGCGCCAGTCAGCCTCTGCGCGTCCGGAGCCCAGCCCTTCTGCGTCGCCTCCTCGTGCGCAGGACGCCAACGCGCCGCCGACCTCCACCGAGCCTGACTGAGCCGGCAGCGCGCGGGTGAGCTGTGACGCGGTGGACGTCGCCCAACGGGGCGATCTCGGGGTCGTCGCCCGGAGGGGGCTCTTTGACTGTCGCCTTCGCGGGTTCAAGCTGCATTTCGCGCTCATCGAAGGCGTCAACGACGCGCCACGCGACATCCACGCGATCTGCGACGCCGTGCTCGCGCGCGACCTCCAGGTGAACGTCAACCTCGTGCGCTACAACCCGCCCAGCGCCGCGCATGGCCGCGAGCCGCCCGAGCGCGTCCTGGAGGCGTCCGCGGTCCGCGCCCGGGTGCGCGTCGTGCCGCGCGTCGGCGTCGACGTCCACGCGTCGTGCGGCATGTTCCAGCTCGCGGGTCAGCCGGAGTGACGAGGCCCCGCGCCACCGTCGGCGTCTCCGACCACGCGGGCTGGGCCGCGCTCGTGACCGTCGGCGCCGACGGAACGGTCTTCGACCGCCGCCGCGTCGAGCTGGTCGACCCGGCGCTTCCGAGCTTCGCCTACCACCACGGCGCGCAGGGCCTGCCCATCGATGAAGGCGTCGAGCTCGTCGAGCGCGTGGCCGCGTCGGCGGCCGAGCACGCCGCGCGGGGTCTCGCCGCCCTCGCGGAGGCGGTCCCGGCCGACATCGTCGCCATCGCGCTGCGCGTCCGGCCCGCGCTGCCGCCCACCATCGCCGAGCGCATCCAGAGCTACCACGCCCAGACCCGCGCCGACGGCGTCATGTACCGCGAGGCGCTCGCCGCCGCGGCCGAAGCGCGCGGGTGGGGCGTGCGCTGGTTCGACCCCAAGCGCGTCTTCGACGAAGCCGCCCGCTCGCTCGGCGTGGACAGCCTCGACCCCTTGTTCGACCGGACCCGCGCCGCCCTCGGCCCGCCCTGGCGCAAGGACCAGAAGCTCGCCATGGCCGCCGCGCTCGCCGGGTGACAGCCGGGGCCGATCGGCGCGTGACCACGTCGCGCACCTGCGCGTCGTCGCACTCCGGGTACGACACGCCTCTCTCATGAGGGCGTCTACTCCGTGCAGTTCTTCACCGCGAGGTCGGCGTCTCGGAGCTCGTCCGCGTCCGGCTGGATCGCGCTGAACGAGTTGGAGAGATCGCGGACGAGATCGCGCGCGCCCTCCTCGTCGCCGGCCTGCCAGAGCCGCTCGATCTCGTCCGCGGTGCGGAGGTCGCGCTCCAGCCGCGACACCGTTTGCGCCGCGGCGGAGTGCGCGCCGCGCGCACGGGCCGACGGACTCTGCCGGTAGCGCTCGTTCCAATCGTCGATCCCGGCCCGGAGCGCGGCGCGGTACTCGTCGAGCTCGCGCTGTCGAGCCGGCCGCGCCTCGTCGCATGGCTGCGGCCAGAACCCGCAAGCGAGCGTGGGGAGCGCGAGCGCGAAGGCCGCGGCGTGGAGTCGTGCCCGCATCGCGAGACCCTACCTCACTCTATGGACTGAGCGACCGAGTCGAACCAGACGTCGATATGCCCGGGGGCGACGAGGAACCGCCATCCGGGCGGCAGCGCCAGGAACGGCAACGCCTCCGGACAGCGCTCGGCCATGTGCGCGTGATGGAGAGGATCGAAGAAGTCCGCGGCCTCGCTGTATTCGCCGCCCCAGATGTACCAGCCGCTGGTCCCCGCTACGGGCTGGACTCGCACCCCGTTGAGCGGCAGCTGGTCGAGCGAGTCGAGCGCGACGCCGACCTTCTCGTGGCCGAGCGGTGGAGCGGGAGCGACCCCGTGCGCTCGGCAAACGCGCAGCTGCTCTTCGGTCGGCTCGGAGCTCATGGCGTTGCATACCATAGCGTGCCGGGAACGATCCTCGTCGACAGGCGCCTCGGAGGGGGACGCTATGTTGACTTGTCGACTTGTTCGCGAATAAGTCAACAAGTCAACCTAGCGTCCCCTGTGGCGTGGCCGGCGTTCCCATGACCGAAGCGACCCGAACTCTCGAGCAGCGCATGGCGCAGATGACTCCCGCGTCGCGCTCGTTCGCGCGAGCCCTCCTCGACCGGATCCCCAGCGCGAGCGACTGGCTGACCACGGAGCCCGGCGAAGACGGCGAGCTGCTCTTCGCGCGGATCCCTTCCCCCACCGGCGACCCGGCGCGCGAGATCGTCGTCTGGATGGAGTCGGACGAGCCGAGCCTCGCCTTCGGCGAATGGCACACACACGCGACCGTCTGGGCGTCCCCCGTCGACGCAGACCCGGACCTCCTCCTCGTCGAGCTCCTGGAAGACATCCTGCACGATCGCATCGTGCTCTGCGACGACGTGTCCGCCTCCCGGTGGCCGACCGTCGTCGACCTCCGAGATCCCGACGCCGTCCTCGGCGCGCTGACCGAGCCGCATGACGCTGGCGAGGTCCGCCTCCGCTCATGGCGCGGCACCACCGACGCACAGACTTCGCTCGACTGAGCACGGCGTCGGGGACGATCCTACCCATCTAGCCGCTGAGCCGCGGATCACCCCTGACGCCGGGGACGCTCTTCGTCTTATCGTCTTTCCGTAGAGCCCAATACTATCAGCAGGTTGCGGGAATGACGGTAAGACGATCAGCGTCCCCGCACCCGTCCCTGGTCGAATCGGAGCGTCGCCACGGCCCCCTTGGAGGTGAGCACCCAGTCGACGATCGTGACCACGACGACGACACCGAGCCCCGCGCCGATGGGCGCCTCAGAAGGAGGTGCGAGGGGCCGCCGACGACGTCGCCCGCGGGTCGGAGGGTGAGCCGGGCGGGAGCGCGGCCGAGCGCGTGGAAGCGTCGAAGGGCACGAGCACGAGTCGGCTGTCGGATCCATCGCTCCGCAGACCGCTCAGTCGAGACCCGTCCGAGGTCAGCGCAAACGAGCCGAGGTCCCAGTGGCCGCCGTGGGTGACTCGGCGCGTCTCCCGTCCTCGAGAGTCGACCTCGGTGATCTGGAGACCCGTGGCGCTCAGGGCGGAGCC includes:
- a CDS encoding nidogen-like domain-containing protein, which codes for MMTRHPARSPVLVASLSALIAVSSLPGVAAAAPLLGGLGGPAGYGVGNLPANDDGSSAELDVRAAFPSGLAFFGTTYTSLWVNNNGNVSFGGRLNSFTPRPFPIASQPMIAPWWGDVDTRGGGAPARNGVYWSVTPGRFVATWHDVGFYASNDSLQNDFQMILTAAPPGVGDFDVEFRYNRCEWTTGDASGGMGGFGGTPAQAGFDAGNLMDFVALPGSLTMRVLDLCTTSNVGIPGIWRFEIRGGEVMCPGRGDPCSTGMPGECDAGTMVCLSADEAACMPDREPEEDLCNGLDDDCDGATDEALGSTTCGIGECVQTTANCVMGTPQTCVPRPPQMEACNLLDDDCDGVIDELPPLTCGVGACMNRVLPCVDGVPGRCVPGEPTPELCNGVDDDCNGLIDDTLPGCEPPDAGPPPVDSGMPFEDASTPPPDAGFADAGARECVGENCYPLSGRAGPIGRCNCRAAGSGGSPWPATAVFCALLGLLTLRRRGV